One genomic segment of Sphingorhabdus sp. M41 includes these proteins:
- a CDS encoding GntR family transcriptional regulator: protein MNNTGKPVYLKLRDIISESILDGEFREGDMLPSVRVFAADQGANPLTVAKAYQGFQEDGLVTVKRGVGMFVAAGAKNRLRLAQREDFIKNIWPPVERQMKRLDLSIEDLLKSDA from the coding sequence ATGAACAATACAGGCAAACCCGTATATCTGAAATTGCGGGATATCATTTCCGAATCCATATTGGATGGCGAATTTCGCGAAGGCGACATGCTGCCATCGGTCCGCGTTTTTGCAGCGGATCAGGGGGCCAACCCGCTCACCGTCGCCAAAGCCTATCAGGGATTTCAGGAAGACGGGCTGGTCACGGTGAAACGCGGCGTAGGCATGTTTGTCGCGGCCGGTGCGAAAAACCGCCTGCGCCTCGCCCAGCGAGAAGATTTTATCAAGAATATCTGGCCTCCCGTCGAGCGCCAGATGAAGCGGCTGGACCTGTCGATCGAGGATCTGCTGAAAAGCGACGCCTGA
- a CDS encoding amidohydrolase family protein: MKRFTLLLASAAALIAAPLAAQTTAITGGKVVIGDGSAPIEGGTVLIRNDRVVAAGANVNIPADARRIDATGKWVTPGIFAGFSRVGLVEVGAVTETNDMNASGSPFSAALDVQYAINPFASAVAVNRAAGVTRAVVSPSTASSIFGGYGAVVDLGQDENPITEARAFQFVELGETGHSRAGGSRSASHIHFRALLEEARTYARNPAAFDSDLLKASDAKALLSVINGSTKLLVHVESANDILKVLDLRKDFPALKMVLVGVNEGWRVAEHIAAAGVPVLASALSDLPYGFEDLSATQSNIGRMKDAGVKVAIGMINDNDAHQLRYSVQYAGNLVALNKVPRATGLTWDEAFAAISSVPAEIMDMSGQLGSLKAGRQADVVIWTGDPLELSTQVEKVIIDGVDQSLSNRQMRLRDRYSDPAPGALPKAYDH, encoded by the coding sequence ATGAAGCGTTTTACCCTGTTGCTCGCCTCCGCTGCGGCTTTGATCGCTGCTCCTCTCGCTGCCCAGACCACTGCCATTACCGGTGGCAAGGTCGTGATCGGCGACGGCAGTGCGCCGATCGAAGGTGGCACGGTGCTGATCCGTAACGATCGAGTTGTCGCAGCTGGCGCCAACGTCAATATTCCCGCCGATGCGCGACGTATAGACGCCACCGGGAAATGGGTCACGCCAGGCATTTTTGCCGGGTTCAGCCGGGTTGGTCTCGTCGAGGTCGGCGCAGTCACCGAGACCAATGACATGAACGCCAGCGGCTCGCCTTTCTCGGCCGCGCTCGATGTGCAATATGCGATCAATCCCTTTGCTTCGGCGGTTGCGGTAAATCGCGCAGCAGGGGTAACCCGTGCTGTCGTTTCTCCGAGCACTGCCAGTTCGATATTCGGCGGATATGGTGCGGTGGTTGATTTGGGACAGGATGAAAACCCGATCACCGAGGCGCGCGCGTTCCAGTTTGTAGAACTGGGCGAAACCGGCCACAGCCGGGCAGGGGGCAGTCGTTCTGCCTCTCACATCCATTTCCGGGCCTTGCTTGAAGAAGCCCGCACCTATGCGCGCAATCCGGCTGCCTTCGATAGCGATCTGCTCAAGGCCTCCGATGCGAAAGCGCTGCTGTCGGTCATCAACGGCAGCACCAAGCTGCTGGTCCATGTCGAAAGCGCCAATGACATCCTGAAGGTGCTCGACCTGCGCAAGGATTTCCCCGCGCTGAAAATGGTTCTGGTTGGAGTCAATGAGGGATGGCGGGTCGCCGAACATATTGCGGCAGCAGGCGTGCCGGTGCTGGCTTCGGCGCTCAGTGATCTGCCTTATGGTTTTGAAGACCTGTCTGCGACCCAGTCCAATATCGGGCGGATGAAGGATGCCGGCGTCAAGGTTGCGATTGGCATGATCAACGACAATGATGCGCACCAGCTGCGCTATTCGGTGCAATATGCCGGCAATCTCGTCGCGCTGAACAAGGTGCCGCGCGCTACCGGCCTGACCTGGGACGAGGCCTTTGCCGCGATCAGTTCTGTGCCCGCAGAAATCATGGACATGAGTGGCCAACTGGGATCGCTCAAGGCCGGTCGTCAGGCAGATGTCGTGATCTGGACCGGTGATCCACTGGAGCTTTCGACCCAGGTCGAAAAGGTCATCATCGACGGTGTCGATCAATCGCTTTCCAACCGCCAGATGCGGCTGAGGGATCGATATAGCGACCCGGCTCCGGGCGCACTGCCGAAGGCCTATGATCACTAG
- a CDS encoding amidohydrolase — protein sequence MKFRALLALVAGGSLLAGCAASAADTNSASKSAPVKSSKPEQTAFPSTYKAYPSASTAITGVTIFDGEGGRIDNGTVFMAGGKITSVGGPETAIPADAAIIDGTGKYITPGIIDVHSHLGDYPTPSVSAHSDGNEATSPVTPEVWAEHSVWPQDPGFSRAMANGGITSLQILPGSANLFGGRSVTLKNIPSRTVQGMKFPGAPYGMKMACGENPKRVYGSRNRMPSTRMGNLALNRQTWIDAQEYRSKMNDAKPPKRDLGKETLAGVLDGEILVHNHCYRADELAQIIDMSKEFGYKVTAFHHAVEAYKIADILADEGICSAVWADWWGFKMEAYDAIPENAALLQKAGACVIIHSDDENQIQRLNQEAAKALADGRAMGIEISDAEAIRWITLNPAKAMGIDQMTGSLKPGKMADMVLWNGNPLSVYARPEKVWIDGALMFDSSDAKRRPVSDFELGQPGEGDVK from the coding sequence ATGAAATTTCGGGCTTTGCTGGCGCTGGTTGCTGGCGGATCGTTGTTGGCCGGTTGCGCGGCTTCGGCAGCGGATACAAATTCGGCCAGCAAGTCAGCGCCGGTCAAATCGAGCAAGCCCGAACAAACTGCCTTCCCGTCTACCTATAAAGCCTATCCATCTGCTTCAACCGCCATCACCGGCGTGACCATATTTGACGGTGAAGGCGGTCGGATCGACAATGGCACCGTGTTCATGGCGGGCGGTAAAATAACCTCCGTCGGCGGTCCTGAAACAGCGATTCCCGCGGATGCCGCGATCATTGATGGCACCGGCAAATATATCACGCCGGGCATCATCGATGTGCATAGTCATCTTGGCGACTATCCGACACCCAGCGTGTCGGCGCATAGCGACGGCAATGAAGCCACGTCTCCGGTGACGCCGGAGGTCTGGGCAGAACATAGCGTCTGGCCGCAGGATCCGGGCTTTTCGCGGGCCATGGCCAACGGCGGTATCACGTCACTGCAAATCCTGCCCGGTTCGGCCAATCTCTTCGGTGGTCGTTCGGTGACGCTCAAGAATATACCATCCCGGACCGTTCAGGGGATGAAGTTTCCCGGCGCACCTTATGGTATGAAAATGGCCTGCGGCGAGAATCCCAAGCGCGTATATGGCAGCCGCAACCGCATGCCGTCCACCCGCATGGGCAATCTGGCGCTCAACCGGCAGACCTGGATTGATGCGCAGGAATATCGCAGCAAGATGAATGACGCCAAGCCGCCCAAGCGGGATCTCGGCAAGGAAACGCTGGCGGGTGTGCTGGACGGGGAAATTCTGGTGCATAATCATTGCTACCGCGCTGACGAGCTCGCCCAGATCATCGATATGTCGAAGGAATTTGGCTATAAGGTGACCGCCTTTCATCACGCTGTCGAAGCTTATAAAATCGCCGATATTCTTGCCGACGAGGGCATTTGTTCCGCAGTGTGGGCAGACTGGTGGGGCTTCAAGATGGAAGCTTATGACGCAATCCCGGAAAATGCGGCGCTGCTGCAAAAGGCAGGGGCTTGTGTGATCATCCATAGTGATGACGAAAACCAGATCCAGCGGCTCAACCAGGAAGCGGCCAAGGCGCTTGCCGATGGCCGGGCGATGGGCATTGAAATCAGCGACGCCGAGGCGATCCGCTGGATCACGCTCAACCCTGCCAAGGCAATGGGCATCGATCAAATGACCGGTAGTCTGAAACCCGGCAAGATGGCCGATATGGTTTTGTGGAACGGCAATCCGCTCAGCGTCTACGCTCGGCCTGAGAAAGTCTGGATTGACGGCGCGCTGATGTTTGACAGCAGCGATGCAAAGCGCCGCCCGGTCAGCGATTTCGAGCTCGGCCAGCCCGGTGAAGGAGACGTGAAATGA
- a CDS encoding peptide MFS transporter → MAGEYLESGDARGTFLGHPKGLFVLFFAEMWERFSYYGMRALLIFYLVQHWMYSDSEAGVIYGAYTALVYITPVVGGYLADRYLGQRKAVAFGALLLTFGHFLMAFEGEGGGQADPAINIFWLALAFIIVGSGFLKANISVIVGQLYTRTDIRRDPAYTIFYMGINLGAALGAIIAGWLGQTYGWSYGFGAAGLGMLLGLVVFIWGKPLLVGRGEANDPKLLENKVGGIKFEWLLYLLSFATVGLVWILIQYQALVGSLLGIAGAILVIYVLYTAVAKLASEDRDRIFAAMFLIFGSILFWALFEQAGSSLNLFTDRSVDRNILGIEVPASVFQSINAIYIVLLAPVFALLWTMLGRRGLEPSAPAKFGLGLIQLGAGFLVLVAGALAAGTGNLTPVLFIFLIYLLHTTGELCLSPVGLSAMNRLAPSHMASLIMGTWFFASATGNFAAGLIASAVGAEGAGPDRVLEVYSTVGWVAVGVGVAVIVISPLIKKLMHLDTLADDNVGDDLEGQREFGDPQSAGIHPTTKP, encoded by the coding sequence ATGGCGGGTGAGTATCTGGAATCAGGTGATGCAAGAGGAACATTCCTCGGTCATCCCAAGGGACTTTTTGTTCTGTTTTTTGCCGAAATGTGGGAACGTTTTTCCTATTACGGCATGCGTGCGCTGCTGATATTCTATCTCGTTCAGCATTGGATGTATTCGGATAGCGAAGCCGGCGTTATCTATGGTGCCTATACCGCTCTGGTATATATCACGCCGGTAGTGGGCGGCTATCTGGCTGACCGGTATCTCGGACAGCGCAAAGCGGTTGCCTTTGGCGCTCTGCTTCTCACCTTTGGTCATTTCCTGATGGCCTTCGAAGGAGAGGGCGGCGGTCAGGCTGATCCTGCAATCAATATTTTCTGGCTGGCGCTTGCTTTCATCATCGTTGGCTCGGGCTTTTTGAAGGCCAATATCTCGGTCATTGTTGGACAACTTTATACCCGCACCGACATTCGTCGTGATCCGGCCTATACGATTTTCTACATGGGCATCAATCTAGGTGCTGCGCTCGGCGCAATCATCGCTGGCTGGTTGGGGCAGACCTATGGCTGGTCCTACGGCTTCGGAGCGGCAGGTCTCGGAATGTTGCTTGGTCTTGTAGTGTTCATCTGGGGCAAACCCCTGCTGGTTGGTCGTGGTGAAGCCAATGATCCCAAGCTCCTTGAGAACAAGGTCGGTGGCATCAAGTTTGAATGGCTGCTTTATCTACTCAGCTTTGCCACTGTCGGTCTCGTCTGGATATTGATTCAATATCAGGCCTTGGTCGGCTCGTTGCTGGGAATTGCCGGTGCGATATTGGTCATCTATGTCCTGTACACCGCCGTTGCCAAACTCGCTTCAGAGGATCGCGATCGCATTTTTGCGGCCATGTTCCTGATTTTTGGTTCGATCCTGTTCTGGGCCTTGTTCGAGCAGGCCGGTTCGTCGCTGAACCTGTTTACCGACCGCAGCGTTGACCGGAATATATTGGGTATCGAAGTTCCCGCTTCTGTATTCCAGTCGATCAATGCGATCTATATCGTATTACTGGCACCGGTATTCGCGCTGCTCTGGACCATGCTTGGTCGCAGGGGGCTCGAACCATCTGCTCCGGCGAAATTTGGTCTGGGATTGATTCAGCTGGGCGCGGGCTTCCTGGTACTGGTTGCAGGTGCATTGGCTGCCGGAACCGGTAATCTTACGCCGGTCCTGTTCATCTTCCTCATCTACCTGCTGCATACGACGGGTGAGCTTTGCCTGTCTCCCGTAGGTCTGAGCGCGATGAACCGCCTGGCGCCTTCGCATATGGCCAGCCTGATAATGGGTACCTGGTTCTTTGCATCCGCCACCGGCAATTTCGCTGCCGGACTGATCGCTTCTGCGGTCGGCGCGGAAGGGGCAGGTCCCGATCGGGTTCTGGAAGTCTATTCAACTGTTGGCTGGGTGGCAGTCGGTGTCGGCGTCGCGGTGATTGTTATATCGCCATTGATCAAGAAGCTGATGCACCTTGATACGCTCGCTGATGACAATGTCGGTGACGATCTGGAAGGCCAACGTGAATTCGGAGACCCACAATCTGCGGGTATCCATCCGACGACAAAACCATAA
- a CDS encoding aldo/keto reductase, with the protein MKYRKLGSELEVSALGLGCMPMAGIGKSMYGTASRAESLATIDRAIELGVTFFDTAEVYGPHINEELLGQAIRGRRERLVIATKFGFAFKDGQVSGVDSNPANVRRACEGSLKRLGVETIDLLYQHRVDPKVPIEETVGAMADLVAEGKVRYLGLSEAGAATLKKAHATHPIAALQSEYSLWERGVEEDILPVCQDLGIGFVPYSPLGRGFLTGQISSRDDLPKDDYRRNDPRYSEENFALNMKLVEVVKEVAGRHHCSPAQIALAWLLAQGDFIVPIPGSKRRATLEDSMAAVDIQLTEADLDELESAAPVGGTAGPRYGETMMSMVRI; encoded by the coding sequence GCAAGAGCATGTACGGCACGGCCAGCAGGGCCGAAAGCCTCGCAACCATCGACCGCGCTATCGAACTTGGCGTTACCTTTTTCGACACTGCCGAAGTCTATGGTCCGCATATCAATGAAGAATTACTCGGTCAGGCCATCCGTGGCCGCCGCGAACGACTGGTCATCGCCACCAAATTCGGATTTGCCTTCAAAGACGGTCAAGTGTCCGGGGTCGATTCCAATCCGGCCAATGTGCGGCGGGCCTGTGAAGGATCTCTGAAGCGGCTGGGCGTCGAAACGATCGACCTGCTCTACCAGCACCGCGTAGACCCCAAAGTCCCGATCGAGGAGACGGTCGGGGCGATGGCCGATCTAGTGGCGGAGGGCAAGGTTCGCTATCTGGGCCTGTCGGAAGCCGGCGCCGCAACGCTGAAAAAAGCGCATGCCACCCATCCGATTGCCGCCCTGCAGTCGGAATATTCCCTCTGGGAACGCGGTGTCGAGGAAGATATCCTGCCCGTCTGTCAGGACTTGGGTATCGGGTTCGTTCCTTACAGCCCCCTGGGCCGCGGTTTCCTGACCGGCCAGATCAGCAGCCGGGACGACCTTCCGAAAGATGATTATCGGCGCAATGATCCGCGCTATTCGGAAGAGAATTTCGCTCTGAACATGAAGCTGGTCGAGGTGGTGAAAGAGGTCGCCGGACGGCATCACTGCTCACCCGCTCAAATTGCCCTCGCCTGGCTGTTGGCCCAGGGCGATTTCATCGTGCCAATTCCCGGCTCGAAACGACGGGCAACCTTGGAAGACAGCATGGCGGCCGTCGATATCCAGTTGACCGAAGCAGATCTCGACGAGCTGGAGAGCGCCGCACCCGTTGGTGGGACTGCTGGCCCCCGCTATGGCGAGACGATGATGTCGATGGTGCGCATCTAG
- a CDS encoding nitroreductase family protein has product MSENQFNDLSSLAAYLPSRRSGRPRNMVAPGPSDTQIQEIVTTALRTPDHGKLAPWRVISVSADQRDRLGQGFTEAYLNEKPDAGRLELEGLETMAHEAPVLLVLLFSPVESTKIPLWEQELSCGAFAMNILHAAHAMGFVGGWITGWPAFNDDVRNLFGSSPEKVAGFLYIGTSNIELTERPRPELNNILSRWMPAATK; this is encoded by the coding sequence ATGAGCGAAAACCAATTCAATGACTTGAGCAGCCTTGCCGCCTATTTGCCCTCCCGCCGATCCGGTCGCCCGCGCAATATGGTGGCGCCGGGCCCCAGCGACACGCAAATTCAAGAAATCGTCACCACTGCCCTGCGCACGCCCGACCATGGCAAGCTGGCACCTTGGCGTGTAATATCTGTAAGCGCCGATCAGCGCGATCGCCTGGGCCAGGGCTTTACCGAAGCCTATCTGAACGAAAAACCTGATGCAGGCCGACTGGAACTGGAAGGCCTCGAAACCATGGCGCATGAAGCGCCCGTGCTTCTCGTGCTGCTTTTTTCGCCAGTCGAATCCACAAAAATTCCGCTGTGGGAGCAGGAATTGAGCTGCGGCGCTTTTGCGATGAACATTCTCCACGCGGCTCATGCGATGGGCTTTGTCGGGGGCTGGATCACCGGCTGGCCCGCTTTCAACGACGACGTGCGAAATCTGTTCGGTTCGTCGCCTGAAAAAGTGGCCGGGTTCCTGTATATCGGCACATCCAATATCGAACTGACCGAGCGCCCACGGCCGGAACTCAACAATATCTTGTCCCGCTGGATGCCTGCCGCCACAAAATAG